Proteins from a single region of Urocitellus parryii isolate mUroPar1 chromosome 4, mUroPar1.hap1, whole genome shotgun sequence:
- the Foxb2 gene encoding forkhead box protein B2: MPRPGKSSYSDQKPPYSYISLTAMAIQHSAEKMLPLSDIYKFIMERFPYYREHTQRWQNSLRHNLSFNDCFIKIPRRPDQPGKGSFWALHPDCGDMFENGSFLRRRKRFKVLRADHAHLHAGSTKGAPGAGPAGHLHPHHPHHPHHHHHHHHAATHHHHHHHPPQPPPPPPHMVHYFHQQPPPAPQPPPHLPSQAPQQPPQQSQPQQPSHPGKMQEAAAVAAAAAAAAAAAVGSVGRLSQFPPYGLGSAAAAAAAAAASTSGFKHPFAIENIIGRDYKGVLQAGGLPLASVMHHLGYPVPGQLSNVVSSVWPHVGVMDSVAAAAAAAAAGVPVGPEYGAFGVPVKALCHSASQSLPAVPVPIKPTPALPPVTALPPALTVPAASQQPPTPTAVCSASTASPAASLLEPTAPSGAESKGGSLHSVLVHS, translated from the coding sequence ATGCCGCGGCCGGGAAAGAGTTCGTACAGTGACCAAAAGCCGCCCTATTCGTACATCTCGCTGACCGCCATGGCCATTCAGCACTCGGCAGAGAAGATGCTGCCGCTGAGCGACATTTACAAGTTCATCATGGAGCGCTTCCCCTACTACCGCGAGCACACTCAGCGCTGGCAGAACAGCCTGCGCCACAACCTCTCCTTCAACGACTGCTTCATCAAGATCCCGAGGCGGCCAGACCAGCCGGGTAAGGGTAGCTTCTGGGCGCTGCACCCCGACTGCGGCGACATGTTTGAGAACGGCAGCTTCCTGCGGCGCCGCAAGCGCTTCAAGGTGCTGCGCGCGGACCACGCTCACCTACATGCTGGAAGCACCAAGGGCGCGCCAGGAGCGGGACCCGCAGGTCACCtgcatccccaccatccccatcacccgcaccaccaccatcaccatcatcacgctgccacacaccaccaccatcaccaccacccgcCCCAGCCGCCTCCGCCCCCGCCGCACATGGTGCACTATTTCCACCAGCAGCCGCCTCCTGCTCCCCAGCCTCCACCGCACCTCCCGTCGCAGGCCCCGCAACAGCCGCCCCAGCAGTCGCAGCCTCAACAGCCGTCTCACCCCGGCAAGATGCAGGAGGCGGctgcggtggcggcggcggcggcggcggcggcggcagccgCGGTGGGCAGCGTGGGGCGCCTGTCTCAGTTCCCACCCTACGGGCTGGGTTCGGCCGCGGCCGCCGCCGCAGCTGCAGCCGCGTCCACCTCCGGCTTCAAGCACCCGTTCGCCATCGAGAACATCATCGGCCGGGACTACAAGGGCGTGCTACAGGCTGGCGGGCTGCCCTTAGCGTCTGTCATGCACCACCTGGGCTACCCAGTGCCAGGTCAGCTCAGCAACGTCGTGAGCTCCGTGTGGCCTCACGTTGGCGTCATGGATTCGGTggccgcggccgccgccgccgccgccgccggggtCCCTGTAGGCCCAGAGTACGGGGCATTCGGGGTGCCAGTCAAGGCCCTGTGCCACTCAGCAAGCCAGAGCCTGCCGGCTGTGCCGGTGCCCATCAAGCCTACACCTGCGCTACCACCCGTGACCGCGCTGCCGCCGGCGCTCACGGTCCCGGCGGCTTCACAGCAGCCGCCAACGCCAACTGCGGTGTGCTCTGCCTCCACAGCCTCGCCCGCAGCCTCTTTGCTGGAGCCCACCGCTCCAAGCGGGGCGGAGAGCAAGGGCGGCTCCCTGCACTCGGTTCTGGTGCACTCCTAA